A genomic region of Juglans regia voucher JREG20151001 chloroplast, complete genome contains the following coding sequences:
- the ycf2 gene encoding Ycf2 — MKGHQFKSWIFEFREILREINNSHYFLDSWTQFNSVGSFIPIFFHQERFIKLLDSQIWSILLSRNSQGSTSNRYFTIKGVVLFVVAVLIYRINNRKMVERKNLYLTGLLPIPMNFIGPRNDTLEESFGSSNINRLIVSLLYLPKGKKISESRFLDPKESTWALPITKKCIMPESNWGSRWWRNWIGKKRDSSCKISNETVAGIEISFQEKDIKYLEFLFVYYIDDPIRKDHDWELFDRLSPRKRRNIINLNSGQLFEILVKDWICYLMFAFREKIPIEVEGFFKQQVAGSTIQSNDIEHVSHLFSKNKWAISLQNCAQFHMWQFRQDLFFSWGKNPHESDFLRNISRENWIWLDNVWLVNKDRFFSKVRNVSSNIQYDSTRSSFVQVTDSSQLKGSSDQSRDHFDSISNEDSEYHTLINQREIQQLKERSILWDPSFLQTERTEIESDRFPKCLSGYSSMSRLFTEREKQMNNHLLPEEIEEFLGNPTRSIRSFFSDRWSELHLGSNPTERSIRDQKLLKKEQDVSFVPSRRSEKKEIVNIFKIITYLQNTVSIHPISSDPGCDMVPKDELDMDSSNKISFLNKNPFFDLFHLVRDRNRGGYTLHHDFESEERFQEMADIFTLSITEPDLAYHKGFTLSIDSCRLDQKQFLNEVFNSRDESKKKYLLVLPPIFYEENESFYRRIRKKWVRTSCGNDLEDPKPKIVVFASNNIMEAVNQYRLIRNLIQIQYNTCGYIINVLNRFFLMNRSDRNFEYGIQRDQIGNDTLNHRTIMKYTINQHLSNLKKSQKKWFDPRIFISRTERSMNRDPNAYRYKWSNGSKNFQEHLEHFISEQKSRFHFQVVFDRLRINQYSIDWSEVIDKKDLSKSLPFFLSKLLLFLSKFLLFLSNSLPFFFVSFGNIPIHRSEIHIYELKGPNDQLCNQLLESIGLQIVHLKKWKPFLLDDHDTSQKSKFLINGGTISPFLFNKIPKWWMIDSFHTRNNRRKSFDNTDSYFSMISHDQDNWPNPAKPFHRSSLISSFYKANRLRFLNNPHHFCFDCNKRFPFYVEKARVNNYDFTYGQFLNILFIRNKIFSLCGGKKKHAFLERDTISPIESQVSNIFIPNDFPQSGDERYNLYKSLHFPIRSDPFVRRAIYSIADIFGTPLTEGQIVNFERTYCKPLSDMNLSDSEGKNLQQYLNFNSNMGLIHTPYSEKYLPSEKRKKRSLCLKKCLEKGQMYRTFQRDSAFSTLSKWNLFQTYMPWFLTSTGYKYLNWIFLDTFSDLLPILSSSQKFVSIFHDIMHGSDISWRILQKKLWKTQWNQISEISSKCLHNLLLSAEMIHRNNESPLISTHLRSPNVREFLYSILFLLLVAGYLVRTHLLFVSRAYSELQTEFEKVKSLMIPSYMIELRKLLDRYPTSELNSLWLKNLFLVALEQLGDSIEEIRGYASGGNMLWGGSPAYGVKSIRSKKKYLNINLIDLISIIPNPINRIAFSRNTRHLSHTSKEIYSLIRKRKNVNGDWIDDKIESWVSNSDSIDDKEREFLVQFSTLTTEKRIDQILWSLTHSDHLSKNDSGYQMIEQPGAIYLRYLVDIHKKYLMNYEFNTSCLAERRIFLAHYQTITYSQTSCGANRFHFPSHGKPFSLRLALSPSRGILVIGSIGIGRSYLVKYLAENSYVPFITVFLNKFLDNKPKGFLIDDSDDIGDSDDIDRDLDTELELLTMTNALTMDMMPEIDRFYITLQFELAKAMSPCIIWIPNIHDLDVNESNYLSLGLLVNYLSRDCERRSTRNILVIASTHIPQKVDPALIAPNKLNTCIKIRRLLIPQQRKHFFTLSYTRGFHLEKKMFHTNGFGSITMGSNVRDLVALTNEALSISITQKKFIIDTNIIRSALHRQTWDLRSQVRSVHDHGILFYQIGRAVAQNVLLSNCSIDPISLYMKKKSCNEGDSYLYKWYFELGTSMKKLTILLYLLSCSAGSVAQDLWSLPGPDEKNGITSYGLVENDSDLVHGLLEVEGTLVGSSRTEKDCSQFDNDRVTLLLRPEPRNPLDMMQNGSCSIVDQRFLYEQYESEFEEGEREGVLERQQIEEDLFNHIVWAPRIWRPWAFRYNQIERPNELGFPYWARSFRGKRIIYDEEDELQENDSEFLQSRTVQYQTRDRSSKEQGFFLISQFIWDPADPLFFLFKNQPFVSVFSYREFFADEEMPKGLLTSQTDLPTSIYKRWFSKNTQEKHFELLIYRQRWLRTNSSLSNGFFRSNTPSESYQYLSNLFLSNGTLLDQMTKTLLKKRWLFPDETKIGFM; from the coding sequence ATCTTTTGGCTCTTCCAATATCAATAGGTTGATTGTTTCGCTCCTGTATCTTCCAAAAGGAAAAAAGATCTCTGAGAGCCGTTTCCTGGATCCGAAAGAGAGTACTTGGGCTCTCCCAATAACTAAAAAGTGTATCATGCCTGAATCTAACTGGGGTTCGCGGTGGTGGAGGAACTGGATCGGAAAAAAGAGGGATTCTAGTTGTAAGATATCTAATGAAACCGTCGCTGGAATTGAGATCTCATTCCAAGAGAAAGATATCAAATATCTGGAGTTTCTTTTTGTATATTATATTGATGATCCGATCCGCAAGGACCATGATTGGGAATTGTTTGATCGTCTTTCTCCGAGGAAGAGGCGAAACATAATCAACTTGAATTCGGGACAGCTATTCGAAATCTTAGTGAAAGACTGGATTTGTTATCTCATGTTTGCTTTTCGTGAAAAAATACCAATTGAAGTGGAGGGTTTCTTCAAACAACAAGTAGCTGGGTCAACTATTCAATCAAATGATATTGAGCATGTTTCCCATCTCTTCTCGAAAAACAAGTGGGCTATTTCTTTGCAAAATTGTGCTCAATTTCATATGTGGCAATTCCGCCAAGATCTCTTCTTTAGTTGGGGGAAGAATCCGCACGAATCGGATTTTTTGAGGAACATATCGAGAGAGAATTGGATTTGGTTAGACAATGTGTGGTTGGTAAACAAGGATCGGTTTTTTAGCAAGGTACGGAATGTATCGTCAAATATTCAATATGATTCCACAAGATCTAGTTTCGTTCAAGTAACGGATTCTAGCCAATTGAAAGGATCTTCTGATCAATCCAGAGATCATTTCGATTCCATTAGTAATGAGGATTCGGAATATCACACATTGATCAATCAACGAGAGATTCAACAACTAAAAGAAAGATCGATTCTTTGGGATCCTTCCTTTCTTCAAACGGAACGAACAGAGATAGAATCAGACCGATTCCCTAAATGCCTTTCTGGATATTCCTCAATGTCCCGGCTATTTACGGAACGTGAGAAGCAGATGAATAATCATCTGCTTCCGGAAGAAATCGAAGAATTTCTTGGGAATCCTACAAGATCCATTCGTTCTTTTTTCTCTGACAGATGGTCAGAACTTCATCTGGGTTCGAATCCTACTGAGAGGTCCATTAGAGATCAGAAATTGTTGAAGAAAGAACAAGATGTTTCTTTTGTTCCTTCCAGGCGATCGGAAAAGAAAGAAATAGTTAATATATTCAAGATAATTACTTATTTACAAAATACCGTCTCAATTCATCCTATTTCATCAGATCCGGGATGTGATATGGTTCCGAAGGATGAACTGGATATGGACAGTTCCAATAAGATTTCATTCTTGAACAAAAATCCATTTTTTGATTTATTTCATCTAGTTCGTGACCGGAACAGGGGGGGATACACGTTACACCACGATTTTGAATCAGAAGAGAGATTTCAAGAAATGGCGGATATATTCACTCTATCAATAACCGAGCCGGATCTGGCGTATCATAAGGGATTTACCCTTTCTATTGATTCCTGCAGATTGGATCAAAAACAATTCTTGAATGAGGTATTCAACTCCAGGGATGAATCGAAAAAGAAATATTTATTGGTTCTACCTCCTATTTTTTATGAAGAGAATGAATCCTTTTATCGAAGGATCAGAAAAAAATGGGTCCGGACCTCCTGCGGGAATGATTTGGAAGATCCAAAACCAAAAATAGTGGTATTTGCTAGCAACAACATAATGGAGGCAGTCAATCAATATAGATTGATCCGAAATCTGATTCAAATCCAATATAACACCTGTGGGTACATAATAAATGTATTGAATCGATTCTTTTTAATGAATAGATCCGATCGCAACTTCGAATATGGAATTCAAAGGGATCAAATAGGAAATGATACTCTGAATCATAGAACTATAATGAAATATACGATCAACCAACATTTATCAAATTTGAAAAAGAGCCAGAAGAAATGGTTCGATCCTCGTATTTTTATTTCTCGAACCGAGAGATCTATGAATCGGGATCCTAATGCATATAGATACAAATGGTCCAATGGGAGCAAGAATTTCCAGGAACATTTGGAACATTTCATTTCTGAACAGAAGAGCCGTTTTCATTTTCAAGTAGTGTTCGATCGATTACGTATTAATCAATATTCGATTGATTGGTCTGAGGTTATCGACAAAAAAGATTTGTCTAAGTCACTTCCTTTCTTTTTGTCCAAGTTACTTCTTTTTTTGTCCAAGTTTCTTCTCTTTTTGTCTAACTCACTTCCCTTTTTCTTTGTGAGTTTCGGGAATATCCCCATTCATAGGTCCGAGATCCACATCTATGAATTGAAAGGTCCGAATGATCAACTCTGCAATCAGTTGTTAGAATCAATAGGTCTTCAAATCGTTCATTTGAAAAAATGGAAACCCTTCTTATTGGATGATCATGATACTTCCCAGAAATCGAAATTCTTGATCAATGGAGGAACAATATCACCATTTTTGTTCAATAAGATACCAAAGTGGTGGATGATTGACTCATTCCATACTAGAAATAATCGCAGGAAATCTTTTGATAACACGGATTCCTATTTCTCAATGATATCCCACGATCAAGACAATTGGCCGAATCCCGCGAAACCATTTCATCGAAGTTCATTGATATCTTCTTTTTATAAAGCAAATCGACTTCGATTCTTGAATAATCCACATCACTTCTGCTTCGATTGTAACAAAAGATTCCCTTTTTATGTGGAAAAGGCCCGTGTCAATAATTATGATTTTACGTATGGACAATTCCTCAATATCTTGTTCATTCGCAACAAAATATTTTCTTTGTGCGGCGGTAAAAAAAAACATGCTTTTTTGGAGAGAGATACTATTTCACCAATCGAGTCACAGGTATCTAACATATTCATACCTAACGATTTTCCACAAAGTGGTGACGAAAGGTATAACTTGTACAAATCTTTACATTTTCCAATTCGATCCGATCCATTCGTTCGTAGAGCTATTTACTCGATCGCAGACATTTTTGGAACACCTCTAACAGAGGGACAAATAGTCAATTTTGAAAGAACTTATTGTAAACCTCTTTCAGATATGAATCTATCTGATTCAGAGGGGAAGAACTTGCAGCAGTATCTCAATTTCAATTCAAACATGGGTTTGATTCACACTCCATATTCTGAGAAATATTTACCATCCGAAAAGAGGAAAAAACGGAGTCTTTGTCTAAAGAAATGCCTTGAGAAAGGGCAGATGTATAGAACTTTTCAACGAGATAGTGCTTTTTCAACTCTCTCAAAATGGAATCTATTCCAAACATATATGCCATGGTTCCTTACTTCGACAGGGTACAAATATCTAAATTGGATATTTTTAGATACTTTTTCAGACCTATTGCCGATACTAAGTAGCAGCCAAAAATTTGTATCCATTTTTCATGATATTATGCATGGATCAGATATATCATGGCGAATTCTTCAGAAAAAATTGTGGAAGACACAATGGAATCAGATAAGTGAGATTTCGAGTAAGTGTTTACATAATCTTCTTCTGTCCGCAGAAATGATTCATCGAAATAATGAGTCACCGTTGATATCGACACATCTGAGATCGCCAAATGTTCGGGAGTTCCTCTATTCAATCCTTTTCCTTCTTCTTGTTGCTGGATATCTCGTTCGTACACATCTTCTCTTTGTTTCTCGAGCCTATAGTGAGTTACAGACAGAGTTCGAAAAGGTCAAATCTTTGATGATTCCATCATACATGATTGAGTTGCGAAAACTTCTGGATAGGTATCCTACATCTGAACTGAATTCTTTATGGTTAAAGAATCTCTTTCTAGTTGCTCTGGAACAATTAGGAGATTCTATAGAAGAAATACGGGGTTATGCTTCTGGCGGCAACATGCTATGGGGTGGTAGTCCCGCTTATGGGGTCAAATCAATACGTTCTAAGAAGAAATATTTGAATATCAATCTCATCGATCTCATAAGTATCATACCAAATCCCATCAATCGAATCGCTTTTTCGAGAAATACGAGACATCTAAGTCATACAAGTAAAGAGATCTATTCATTGATAAGAAAAAGAAAAAACGTGAACGGTGATTGGATTGATGATAAAATAGAATCCTGGGTCTCGAACAGTGATTCGATTGATGATAAAGAAAGAGAATTCTTGGTTCAGTTCTCCACCTTAACGACAGAAAAAAGGATTGATCAAATTCTATGGAGTCTGACTCATAGTGATCATTTATCAAAGAATGACTCTGGTTATCAAATGATTGAACAACCGGGAGCAATTTACTTACGATACTTAGTTGACATTCATAAAAAGTATCTAATGAATTATGAGTTCAATACATCCTGTTTAGCAGAAAGACGGATATTCCTTGCTCATTATCAGACAATCACTTATTCACAAACCTCGTGTGGGGCTAATCGTTTTCATTTCCCATCTCATGGAAAACCCTTTTCGCTCCGCTTAGCCCTATCCCCCTCTAGGGGTATTTTAGTGATAGGTTCTATAGGAATTGGACGATCCTATTTGGTCAAATACCTAGCGGAAAACTCCTATGTTCCTTTCATTACAGTATTTCTGAACAAGTTCCTGGATAACAAGCCTAAGGGTTTTCTTATTGATGATAGTGACGATATTGGGGATAGTGACGATATTGACCGTGACCTTGATACGGAGCTGGAGCTTCTAACTATGACGAATGCGCTAACTATGGATATGATGCCGGAAATAGACCGATTTTATATCACCCTTCAATTCGAATTAGCAAAAGCAATGTCTCCTTGCATAATATGGATTCCAAACATTCATGATCTAGATGTGAATGAGTCGAATTACTTATCCCTCGGTCTATTAGTGAACTATCTCTCCAGGGATTGTGAAAGACGTTCCACTAGAAATATTCTTGTTATTGCTTCGACTCATATTCCCCAAAAAGTAGATCCCGCTCTAATAGCTCCGAATAAATTAAATACATGCATTAAGATACGAAGGCTTCTTATTCCACAACAACGAAAGCACTTTTTCACTCTTTCATATACTAGGGGATTTCACTTGGAAAAGAAAATGTTCCATACTAATGGATTCGGGTCCATAACCATGGGTTCCAATGTACGAGATCTTGTAGCACTTACCAATGAGGCCCTATCGATTAGTATTACACAGAAGAAATTCATTATAGACACTAATATAATTAGATCTGCTCTTCATAGACAAACTTGGGATTTGCGATCCCAGGTAAGATCGGTTCATGATCATGGGATCCTTTTCTATCAGATAGGAAGGGCTGTTGCACAAAACGTACTTCTAAGTAATTGCTCCATAGATCCTATATCTCTCTATATGAAGAAGAAATCATGTAACGAAGGGGATTCTTATTTGTACAAATGGTACTTCGAACTTGGAACGAGCATGAAGAAATTAACGATACTTCTTTATCTTTTGAGTTGTTCTGCCGGATCGGTCGCTCAAGACCTTTGGTCTCTACCCGGACCCGATGAAAAAAATGGAATCACTTCTTATGGACTCGTTGAGAATGATTCTGATCTAGTTCATGGCCTATTAGAAGTAGAAGGCACCCTGGTGGGATCCTCACGGACAGAAAAAGATTGCAGTCAGTTTGATAATGATCGAGTGACATTGCTTCTTCGGCCCGAACCAAGGAATCCCTTAGATATGATGCAAAATGGATCTTGTTCTATCGTTGATCAGAGATTTCTCTATGAACAATACGAATCGGAGTTTGAAGAAGGGGAACGAGAAGGAGTCCTCGAACGGCAACAGATAGAGGAGGATTTATTCAATCACATAGTTTGGGCTCCTAGAATATGGCGCCCTTGGGCCTTTCGATACAATCAAATAGAAAGGCCCAATGAATTGGGATTTCCCTATTGGGCTAGGTCATTTCGGGGCAAGCGGATCATTTATGATGAAGAGGATGAGCTTCAAGAGAATGATTCGGAGTTCTTGCAGAGTAGAACCGTGCAGTACCAGACAAGAGATAGATCTTCCAAAGAACAAGGCTTTTTTCTAATAAGCCAATTCATTTGGGACCCTGCAGATCCACTTTTTTTCCTATTCAAAAATCAGCCCTTTGTCTCTGTGTTTTCATATCGAGAATTCTTTGCAGATGAAGAGATGCCAAAGGGGCTTCTTACTTCCCAAACAGATCTTCCTACATCTATATATAAACGCTGGTTTAGCAAGAATACGCAAGAAAAGCACTTCGAATTGTTGATTTATCGCCAGAGATGGCTTAGAACCAATAGTTCATTATCTAATGGATTTTTCCGTTCTAATACTCCATCCGAGAGTTATCAGTATTTATCAAATCTGTTCCTATCTAACGGAACGCTATTGGATCAAATGACAAAGACATTGTTGAAAAAAAGATGGCTTTTCCCGGATGAAACGAAAATTGGATTCATGTAA